In Sphingobacteriia bacterium, the DNA window AACAGATTCAAACCTTTAGTAATTATTAATGGCGCTGCATATTATTAATCTTATTCCACTAAATTTTTTCGTGGAATAAGATTCTTTTATTTTGAAAAACTTTAATATACACCTTTAAACTATTGGAGTTCAGTTACTCCTCTATCCTCGCCTTTTCGTATAAAGACATTATTCTTAATGTCAAATATGTGCATATTATTATCAAAAACGCTTATTTTCAATTCATTTAGATTGGTGTTACCATTTTCCAAATAACTGATTAACTGGGGAATTAAAAGAGAAAGCTCAAATCCAGAGATAATATTATTATTAACTATTTGATTATTATTTAATCCCCTTAATATTTCCTCATAATCATTATGTTTAAATTCTGCAAATAAAATACCTTTTAAAACCTCATTATCAATTTCAGCGAATTTATCATATTGATTTGTCCCAAATATTTTTACACTTGTCATATCAACCTGCTCGCTTATAAAAGTATCTATTATATCTTTTATATACTTACCTGTATCCAATATTAATAATGCATTTTTAGTTTTTAGTGGATCTTGGGCTTTAAGAGACTCAGCCATTGATTTAGAAGCAAAAGTTAAAGATTCATTATCGTTATATTTCTCAATTTTAACTATAGTAGCATCATTTATATTTACTATTTCACTTAAATGCTCAATAACCTGATCAGCCACTTTTGTCTTTGGTGATAAGATAAATATATGCTTATAATTTTCTTGTAATAAGTTTTCTATTACAATTTCGGCATATCTTTTTGGGTGAAGGCCATAGATATAAACATTTTCTTTAGCAATTTCTTCATCATTAGAAAATGAAATAATCACCGTGTTTTTACTAATATTCTTTCTTAATTGTTCCGTATATTTACTAAAATACGGGCCATAAATAATTTTAATTTTATTGTTATTAATAT includes these proteins:
- a CDS encoding penicillin-binding protein activator, with protein sequence MFKKCLIILWIFTSFTGCKYTDNLLGKTVNKKVIIKKEEEFVGKFTVVALLPLTGSHDGTGKDIATGMKQAVKTLHSIDKEYKDINIKFFDSETELEKAISYINNNKIKIIYGPYFSKYTEQLRKNISKNTVIISFSNDEEIAKENVYIYGLHPKRYAEIVIENLLQENYKHIFILSPKTKVADQVIEHLSEIVNINDATIVKIEKYNDNESLTFASKSMAESLKAQDPLKTKNALLILDTGKYIKDIIDTFISEQVDMTSVKIFGTNQYDKFAEIDNEVLKGILFAEFKHNDYEEILRGLNNNQIVNNNIISGFELSLLIPQLISYLENGNTNLNELKISVFDNNMHIFDIKNNVFIRKGEDRGVTELQ